A single window of uncultured Pseudodesulfovibrio sp. DNA harbors:
- a CDS encoding CTP synthase, producing MKTKFIFITGGVLSSLGKGLAAASIGALLQARGLKATIQKLDPYINVDPGTMNPFQHGEVYVTDDGAETDLDLGHYERYLETALSQQNNYTSGSIYNSVIQKERRGDYLGGTVQVIPHITDAIKEAVINLPNGEDVALIEIGGTVGDIEGQPFLEAIRQLKNDLGKENVLYIHLTLVPYLKAAGELKTKPTQHSVKELRSIGIQPDIIICRSEVKLEDNLKRKIALFCDVDEDAVFTGEDVSNIYEVPLKFYEQGVDQKIAILLKLPARNAELAPWENLVHTLKNPKGSVKIGIIGKYVDLTEAYKSLHEALVHGGVANEVDVQLEYVNSEKVNAKNVEKKLKGLDGILVPGGFGSRGVEGKILAIQYARENKVPFFGICLGMQCACIEFARNVIGLEDANSEEFDKNTPNNIIYLMKEWYDFRTKKTETRCEESEKGGTMRLGSYPCKLKKGTVAYEAYKTEKIDERHRHRFEYNNKFIPQFEEHGMVLSGTAPDESLMEIVELPDHPWFLGCQFHPEFKSNPMKPHPLFRDFIKASKDEKGKK from the coding sequence ATGAAAACCAAATTCATATTTATTACCGGTGGTGTTCTCTCTTCCTTGGGCAAAGGACTTGCTGCCGCATCCATCGGCGCACTCCTTCAAGCACGAGGTTTGAAGGCAACAATCCAGAAACTCGACCCGTATATTAATGTCGATCCTGGCACCATGAATCCTTTCCAGCATGGTGAAGTATACGTCACCGATGATGGAGCAGAAACCGACCTCGACCTTGGTCATTACGAGCGTTATCTTGAAACTGCTCTGAGCCAGCAGAACAACTACACCTCCGGCTCCATCTACAACTCCGTGATTCAGAAAGAACGCCGTGGTGATTATCTGGGCGGTACCGTGCAGGTTATCCCGCACATCACCGATGCCATTAAGGAAGCAGTCATCAACTTGCCCAACGGCGAAGATGTAGCCCTGATTGAAATCGGCGGCACAGTCGGTGACATCGAAGGTCAACCTTTCCTTGAAGCCATTCGTCAGCTCAAGAATGACCTTGGCAAAGAAAACGTTCTGTACATTCACCTGACGCTGGTTCCCTACCTGAAGGCTGCCGGTGAGTTGAAGACCAAGCCCACGCAGCACTCTGTCAAGGAATTGCGCAGCATCGGTATCCAGCCGGACATCATCATCTGTCGTTCCGAGGTGAAACTTGAGGATAACCTCAAGCGCAAGATTGCCTTGTTCTGTGACGTTGATGAAGACGCCGTATTTACTGGCGAAGATGTTTCCAATATTTATGAAGTTCCCTTGAAATTTTATGAACAGGGCGTTGATCAAAAGATCGCTATTCTGTTGAAGTTGCCTGCACGTAATGCGGAACTGGCTCCGTGGGAAAACCTCGTTCATACGTTGAAGAACCCCAAAGGCTCTGTCAAAATTGGTATTATCGGCAAATATGTCGATCTGACAGAAGCATATAAGAGCCTGCATGAAGCCCTGGTGCACGGCGGTGTGGCCAATGAAGTTGACGTACAACTTGAGTACGTGAACTCCGAAAAGGTGAACGCCAAGAACGTTGAAAAGAAATTGAAAGGTCTGGACGGCATTCTCGTTCCGGGCGGTTTTGGTTCACGAGGTGTGGAAGGAAAAATTCTGGCCATTCAGTATGCGCGTGAAAACAAGGTGCCGTTCTTCGGTATTTGTCTCGGTATGCAGTGCGCCTGTATTGAATTTGCCCGTAACGTGATCGGTCTGGAAGATGCGAACTCCGAAGAGTTTGACAAGAATACCCCGAACAACATCATTTATCTGATGAAAGAGTGGTACGACTTCCGTACCAAGAAGACCGAAACCCGGTGTGAAGAATCTGAAAAGGGCGGCACCATGCGCCTTGGTTCTTACCCGTGCAAGCTCAAGAAAGGCACGGTCGCATACGAGGCCTACAAGACCGAAAAGATCGACGAACGTCATCGTCATCGTTTCGAATACAACAATAAGTTTATTCCGCAGTTTGAGGAGCACGGCATGGTATTGTCCGGCACAGCTCCTGACGAGTCCCTTATGGAAATCGTTGAATTGCCAGATCATCCTTGGTTTCTGGGCTGTCAGTTCCACCCGGAATTCAAGTCCAATCCCATGAAGCCTCATCCGCTTTTCAGAGACTTCATCAAGGCATCAAAGGACGAAAAGGGCAAGAAATAG
- a CDS encoding phosphoribosylformylglycinamidine synthase subunit PurQ, producing the protein MARVNALVITGYGTNCEKESAYALKQAGAENADIAYFSDLAAGHVRMDKYNYLLCPGGFLDGDDLGAAQAAALRWRWSNDAEGKPVLDQLKVFFDNGGIILGICNGFQLLCKLGLLPAIGGKYFERQVSLSYNDSGRFEDRWVRLKTNPASPCVFTKGIDMIDVPIRHGEGKIIPMDDDTFKAIQDNNLIAVQYVHPETGEPTLEYPYNPNGSPLGIAGLTDPSGRILGLMPHPEAYNHVTNHPSWTRGTDPNMPLGLAMLEAGVKYLADQ; encoded by the coding sequence ATGGCGCGCGTCAATGCACTTGTCATCACAGGATACGGTACCAACTGCGAAAAGGAATCCGCTTATGCACTTAAGCAGGCGGGAGCAGAGAATGCCGATATCGCCTACTTTTCCGACCTTGCCGCAGGCCATGTGCGCATGGATAAGTATAATTATTTGCTCTGTCCAGGCGGATTTCTTGACGGTGACGACCTCGGAGCCGCTCAAGCCGCTGCACTGCGCTGGCGTTGGTCAAATGATGCCGAGGGCAAGCCTGTTCTGGATCAGCTCAAAGTTTTTTTTGATAACGGCGGTATTATTCTTGGTATCTGCAACGGCTTTCAACTTTTATGCAAACTTGGTTTGCTTCCGGCTATCGGCGGTAAATATTTCGAACGTCAGGTTTCATTGTCCTATAATGACTCTGGCCGTTTCGAAGATCGTTGGGTTCGCCTCAAAACCAACCCGGCCTCCCCTTGCGTGTTCACCAAGGGCATCGACATGATTGATGTTCCTATTCGTCATGGTGAAGGAAAAATTATCCCCATGGACGACGACACATTCAAGGCCATTCAGGATAATAATTTAATCGCTGTCCAGTATGTCCACCCGGAAACCGGCGAACCTACATTGGAATACCCTTATAATCCAAATGGTTCTCCTTTGGGCATCGCTGGCTTGACCGATCCGTCCGGCCGTATCCTGGGACTCATGCCCCACCCCGAGGCTTACAATCACGTCACCAACCATCCGTCATGGACTCGCGGCACTGATCCGAACATGCCGCTCGGTTTGGCTATGCTTGAAGCCGGTGTAAAATATCTGGCCGACCAATAA
- a CDS encoding nucleoside deaminase encodes MSIRIPPEPPEGASWRSFMDVAFQEACKAAKVGESPIGAALFDMDGTLIASAHNQPISLNDPTGHAEVLCLRKAADKLKNYRLTNTIMAVTLEPCLMCTGALIHARVQGVIFAARDTRAGALVSNLDGHALPFTNHKIWTIEGVMGDECSGLLKRFFLERRK; translated from the coding sequence ATGTCTATTCGTATTCCTCCTGAACCGCCTGAAGGCGCAAGCTGGCGTTCATTTATGGATGTGGCGTTTCAGGAGGCGTGCAAGGCCGCCAAAGTGGGGGAATCTCCCATTGGTGCGGCCTTGTTTGACATGGACGGCACGCTTATCGCCAGCGCGCATAACCAGCCTATTTCTCTCAACGATCCGACAGGTCACGCCGAAGTTCTTTGCCTGCGTAAAGCTGCGGATAAATTGAAAAACTATCGTTTAACAAACACCATCATGGCAGTCACTCTGGAGCCGTGTCTCATGTGCACAGGTGCGCTTATTCATGCCCGTGTACAAGGTGTAATTTTTGCCGCACGAGACACACGGGCCGGGGCATTGGTCTCCAATCTCGACGGCCACGCCCTGCCCTTCACGAATCACAAGATATGGACCATCGAGGGTGTCATGGGCGATGAGTGTAGCGGTCTGCTCAAAAGATTTTTTCTGGAACGCAGAAAATAA
- a CDS encoding NifB/NifX family molybdenum-iron cluster-binding protein, whose protein sequence is MKIALPTRDGNIDDHFGHCDHYTIITLDNDQNIVSKERMDSPEGCGCKSDIAPILASKGVKVMLAGNMGQGAVNILQANKIQVVRGCSGPIDEVAAKWLAGEIKDELIVCNHHDCGNH, encoded by the coding sequence ATGAAAATAGCTCTCCCCACCCGTGACGGTAATATCGACGATCATTTTGGCCATTGCGACCATTACACTATAATCACGTTGGACAATGATCAGAACATTGTCAGCAAAGAACGCATGGACTCCCCGGAAGGCTGCGGTTGCAAATCCGACATTGCCCCGATTCTGGCCTCCAAAGGCGTAAAAGTCATGCTCGCCGGCAACATGGGCCAAGGCGCGGTCAATATTCTTCAGGCCAACAAGATTCAGGTCGTGCGCGGCTGCTCCGGCCCAATCGACGAAGTCGCCGCCAAATGGTTGGCCGGTGAAATCAAGGATGAACTCATTGTCTGCAACCATCACGACTGCGGCAATCACTAG
- a CDS encoding DEAD/DEAH box helicase: protein MAFSSFSFDNRLNAGIKFCGYETPTPIQTQAIPHVLKGHDVMGLAQTGTGKTAAFALPTLQRLLDERLPAKGAPKILVLAPTRELALQIHESFVALGKQTGVRSAAVIGGVGMNPQIKAFSYSRVIVACPGRLVRLMKMNAVNLNQINTLVLDEADRMLDMGFMPDIKRILAKLPAKRQNLLFSATMPSDIRKLAENILNQPKTVQVANTVSVESVGHVQYKAPNHLKLSLLGKILATTDHKSVLIFTRTKHKAKNLARKLCNNGENCTFLQGNMSQGQRQRALDGFRNGQFNIMVATDIAARGIDCDRISHVINFDMPDTVETYTHRIGRTGRAGRSGTAVSLVTPEERSQIKAIERVMRIKVEQNTIDGFDHNAVSTKVDTRKPGRRPPKNRFSNSRKRNSNRGRRSAA from the coding sequence ATGGCTTTTTCCTCTTTTTCTTTTGATAACCGTCTTAATGCGGGCATCAAATTCTGTGGCTATGAAACCCCGACCCCTATTCAAACTCAGGCAATCCCTCACGTGCTCAAAGGGCACGATGTCATGGGATTGGCCCAAACCGGCACCGGCAAAACCGCTGCGTTCGCCCTGCCAACCCTGCAACGTCTGCTGGATGAAAGGCTGCCCGCCAAGGGTGCACCCAAAATTCTGGTTCTTGCTCCGACTCGTGAGCTGGCATTGCAAATTCATGAGAGCTTTGTCGCTCTTGGCAAACAAACCGGCGTTCGCAGTGCGGCTGTCATAGGCGGCGTGGGCATGAACCCTCAAATCAAGGCCTTCAGCTATTCTCGCGTTATCGTGGCCTGCCCCGGTCGATTGGTCCGCCTCATGAAAATGAACGCCGTCAATCTCAACCAGATCAACACGTTGGTTCTGGACGAAGCGGATAGGATGCTCGACATGGGCTTTATGCCGGACATCAAACGCATTTTGGCTAAACTGCCCGCCAAACGGCAGAATCTGCTCTTCTCCGCTACCATGCCCTCCGATATCAGAAAGCTCGCAGAAAATATCCTGAATCAACCCAAAACCGTTCAGGTCGCCAACACGGTCTCCGTGGAAAGCGTCGGGCATGTTCAGTACAAGGCGCCCAATCATCTCAAGCTTTCACTGTTGGGAAAAATACTCGCGACAACTGACCATAAAAGTGTACTCATCTTTACCCGCACAAAGCACAAGGCAAAGAATCTGGCGCGCAAACTCTGTAACAACGGAGAAAACTGCACTTTCCTTCAGGGCAATATGAGCCAGGGGCAGCGTCAAAGAGCGTTGGATGGATTTCGTAACGGGCAGTTCAACATCATGGTAGCCACCGACATCGCCGCGCGCGGTATCGATTGCGACCGTATTTCCCATGTCATCAATTTTGATATGCCGGATACTGTCGAGACATATACTCACCGCATCGGACGGACAGGTCGAGCCGGTCGTTCCGGTACAGCCGTCAGTCTTGTGACCCCGGAAGAGCGGTCCCAGATCAAAGCTATCGAGCGGGTCATGCGTATCAAGGTTGAACAAAATACCATTGACGGATTTGACCATAACGCTGTCAGCACCAAGGTAGACACTCGCAAACCCGGTCGCCGCCCTCCCAAGAATCGCTTTTCCAATTCAAGGAAACGCAACTCCAATCGAGGTCGTCGCTCCGCAGCGTAG
- a CDS encoding (Fe-S)-binding protein translates to MGEAALLIEPKQSELVDKVRELLPEGGNLNMCLTCGACSAGCPATGMEDMDPRKFLRLALMGQEETIRSTPWVWLCTMCRRCVHACPMEVDIPQLIYQCRQSWPREDRPKGILGSCEQALNTPGNSAMGASSEDFKFVVEDVAEEVREMQPGQENIQVSVDRKGAYYFLNQNSREPVTEPDEMVPLWKILNLVGADWTYSTKGWAAENYCMFLADDDAWENVVRNKAGAVEELGCKVWLNTEUGHEFYAVRAGLQKFNVEHDFEMESIIRLYAQWIREGKLPVNSDWNKDLGVTFTVQDPCQLVRKSLGDPVAEDLRFVVKSVVGEENFIDMWPNKSNNYCCGGGGGFLQSGFADERRKYGQIKLDQILRTKADYCIAPCHNCHSQIHDLSEYSGAHFPVVHLWTLICLSLGILGENEREYLGDDLKSVGL, encoded by the coding sequence ATGGGTGAAGCAGCGCTTCTTATCGAGCCGAAGCAATCGGAACTGGTGGACAAGGTCCGGGAACTGCTGCCCGAGGGCGGTAATTTGAATATGTGTCTCACGTGTGGAGCCTGCTCTGCCGGATGTCCTGCTACGGGTATGGAAGACATGGACCCTCGTAAATTTCTGCGTTTAGCGCTTATGGGGCAGGAAGAGACGATTCGGTCAACACCTTGGGTGTGGCTGTGCACCATGTGTCGGCGGTGCGTTCATGCGTGCCCCATGGAAGTGGATATCCCTCAACTGATCTACCAATGTCGTCAATCATGGCCAAGGGAAGATCGTCCGAAGGGAATACTTGGTTCCTGTGAGCAGGCATTGAACACTCCGGGCAACAGCGCCATGGGTGCATCCAGCGAAGATTTTAAATTTGTGGTCGAGGATGTGGCCGAAGAAGTACGTGAAATGCAGCCTGGTCAGGAAAATATTCAAGTCTCTGTAGACAGAAAGGGCGCCTATTATTTCCTGAATCAAAACTCACGCGAACCAGTTACCGAGCCGGACGAAATGGTGCCGCTCTGGAAGATACTTAATCTGGTCGGCGCGGATTGGACATATAGCACCAAAGGCTGGGCAGCAGAAAATTACTGTATGTTTTTGGCCGATGATGACGCATGGGAAAACGTGGTGCGCAACAAGGCAGGAGCTGTGGAAGAGTTGGGGTGCAAGGTCTGGCTCAATACGGAGTGAGGACACGAATTTTATGCAGTCCGGGCTGGACTGCAAAAGTTTAATGTCGAACACGACTTCGAAATGGAAAGCATCATCCGGCTGTATGCCCAGTGGATTCGTGAGGGCAAGCTGCCAGTCAATTCCGATTGGAACAAGGACTTGGGTGTGACCTTCACGGTTCAGGACCCGTGTCAGCTTGTACGGAAATCACTGGGTGATCCGGTGGCCGAGGACCTTCGTTTTGTGGTTAAATCCGTTGTCGGTGAAGAGAATTTCATCGATATGTGGCCGAATAAATCCAACAATTACTGTTGCGGTGGTGGCGGCGGATTCCTCCAGTCAGGTTTTGCAGACGAACGGCGCAAGTACGGTCAGATCAAGCTCGACCAGATTCTCCGCACCAAGGCAGACTATTGTATCGCGCCATGTCACAACTGCCATTCTCAGATTCATGATCTCAGTGAATACTCCGGCGCACACTTTCCGGTAGTTCACCTCTGGACGCTCATTTGTCTTTCGCTTGGTATCCTCGGCGAAAACGAACGTGAATATCTCGGAGATGATTTGAAGAGTGTAGGGTTGTAG
- a CDS encoding universal stress protein, translating to MFKDIIVGVTPTGIDNCAVQAAMEFARKFESKLYLVHVAGMAQGWGSIETLEPSGETSRLKEQISETYAEMLEGIPESQIIVVPGIPHNEILRLARKKNTDLIVMGPHTKEYEETRSKMWGMTGSTLERVSQKARCPVMIVHKDVVCKEPLYSNILVATDFSDQAECAVSYGGQMARQYKANLKIMHVVENGNSRSEVIGRLEDEYGPRLDGIGECGFEACRGKPSMEILRMGNQADADLIIMAHHSKERDPEKAFLGSTVTQVALNAPCPTMSVNRHFDLRCGLMYDQTGAAVQTEALA from the coding sequence ATGTTTAAGGACATCATCGTAGGAGTCACTCCTACCGGAATCGACAATTGCGCGGTTCAGGCAGCAATGGAATTCGCTCGTAAGTTCGAGTCCAAGCTTTACCTCGTTCACGTAGCGGGCATGGCTCAGGGCTGGGGCTCCATCGAAACCCTGGAACCTTCGGGTGAAACTTCTCGGCTCAAGGAACAGATCTCTGAAACCTATGCGGAAATGCTTGAGGGCATCCCGGAATCACAAATTATTGTCGTACCGGGTATCCCACACAACGAAATTCTGCGTCTGGCACGAAAGAAGAACACTGATCTTATCGTCATGGGACCGCACACCAAGGAATACGAGGAGACCCGTTCCAAGATGTGGGGTATGACAGGCAGTACGCTCGAACGCGTTAGCCAGAAGGCCCGCTGTCCGGTCATGATTGTTCACAAGGACGTTGTCTGTAAGGAACCGCTGTATAGCAACATCCTTGTGGCAACCGACTTCTCTGATCAAGCTGAATGCGCCGTAAGTTACGGCGGCCAGATGGCCCGTCAGTACAAGGCCAATCTCAAGATCATGCATGTCGTGGAAAATGGAAACAGCCGTTCCGAGGTCATCGGTCGACTGGAAGATGAATATGGTCCTCGCCTCGACGGTATTGGCGAGTGCGGTTTCGAAGCCTGTCGCGGCAAGCCTTCCATGGAAATTCTGCGTATGGGGAATCAGGCCGATGCAGACCTGATCATCATGGCTCACCATTCCAAGGAACGTGACCCAGAAAAGGCTTTCCTTGGCTCGACAGTCACTCAGGTGGCATTGAATGCACCGTGTCCGACCATGAGCGTCAACCGTCACTTCGATCTGCGTTGTGGCCTTATGTACGACCAGACAGGCGCAGCTGTTCAGACAGAGGCCTTGGCCTAG
- a CDS encoding CoB--CoM heterodisulfide reductase iron-sulfur subunit B family protein — protein MKYAYYPGCSLTESATEFDISTRAVMDYLGAELIEIPDWTCCGASAAEPVSKLMNYALPARNLALTEKELDGIDVIAPCSACYLNLLKVNKEVVGDRSLHGKVNEVLAASGLTYSGKVEVRHILDVLINDVGAKIIEQKVTNNLEGMKIAPYYGCQILRPYPVFDDPKNPTSMHRVLTALGADVHEWDHGNKCCGASLMMGHRDVALQSVAAILADAEGADAIATVCPLCQMNLEAYQSQAQKLGAKPIPILYLTQLMGEAFGLEDGAIQFEKNLTISAGVRRDIANKVWSQPNQTESGDDMAEAKADNLSKGASHV, from the coding sequence ATGAAATACGCATACTACCCAGGTTGTTCTTTGACTGAAAGTGCGACGGAGTTTGATATCTCTACGCGTGCAGTCATGGATTATCTTGGTGCCGAATTGATCGAAATTCCAGATTGGACCTGTTGCGGCGCGAGTGCAGCCGAGCCTGTGAGCAAGCTCATGAATTATGCGCTTCCGGCACGGAACCTTGCTCTTACTGAAAAGGAACTTGATGGCATTGATGTGATTGCGCCGTGTTCCGCCTGTTATCTTAACCTTCTCAAGGTTAACAAGGAAGTAGTTGGAGACAGGAGTCTACATGGCAAGGTGAATGAAGTGCTGGCTGCGTCCGGTTTGACCTATTCCGGCAAGGTGGAAGTACGACATATTCTCGATGTTCTCATCAATGATGTCGGGGCAAAAATTATTGAACAGAAGGTGACCAACAATCTTGAGGGCATGAAGATCGCCCCATATTACGGGTGTCAGATCTTACGACCATACCCGGTGTTTGATGATCCCAAGAACCCTACATCCATGCATCGAGTTCTTACGGCTTTGGGTGCCGACGTGCATGAGTGGGATCATGGAAACAAATGTTGCGGTGCATCGCTCATGATGGGGCATCGCGATGTGGCGCTTCAATCTGTTGCAGCAATACTCGCTGACGCAGAGGGCGCGGATGCCATCGCTACAGTCTGTCCATTGTGCCAGATGAATCTTGAGGCATATCAGTCGCAGGCGCAGAAACTTGGAGCCAAACCTATCCCCATTCTCTATCTGACACAATTGATGGGCGAAGCCTTTGGGCTGGAGGATGGGGCCATTCAATTCGAGAAAAACCTGACCATATCGGCTGGGGTCAGGAGGGATATCGCCAACAAGGTCTGGAGCCAGCCGAACCAGACCGAAAGCGGCGACGATATGGCGGAAGCAAAGGCGGATAACCTCAGCAAGGGGGCAAGTCATGTTTAA
- a CDS encoding 4Fe-4S dicluster domain-containing protein, with protein MSEAVRKTWSPAGDEIEFVLAQLKEEVGACMQCGTCTASCPNGFAMDITPRAMWRMIQFGMLDEILESHTFWMCSSCYTCTLRCPRGLKLTSVMASLKRLAMLSGKGRKNSAFYRAFMENVESHGRVQEMGMMSNYFFKRMDNPTLPLKFVPLGMKMMAKGKVHMPGGGQGGVLKPMFAKAREMEGLS; from the coding sequence ATGAGCGAAGCAGTAAGAAAAACATGGAGCCCGGCCGGAGACGAAATCGAGTTCGTGCTCGCCCAATTAAAGGAAGAAGTTGGGGCCTGCATGCAGTGCGGTACTTGTACCGCGTCCTGTCCTAATGGGTTCGCTATGGATATCACTCCTCGGGCCATGTGGCGGATGATTCAGTTCGGCATGCTCGACGAGATACTTGAGAGTCATACCTTCTGGATGTGTTCGTCCTGTTACACCTGCACACTGCGGTGTCCACGAGGTCTCAAACTCACTTCGGTTATGGCTTCTCTGAAGAGACTGGCCATGCTCAGTGGCAAAGGACGTAAGAACAGTGCGTTCTATAGAGCGTTCATGGAAAACGTCGAGTCACATGGTCGGGTGCAGGAAATGGGCATGATGAGCAATTACTTCTTCAAACGCATGGATAACCCGACGCTACCGCTCAAGTTTGTACCGCTGGGTATGAAGATGATGGCCAAGGGCAAGGTACATATGCCGGGTGGCGGTCAGGGCGGAGTGCTGAAGCCTATGTTCGCCAAGGCGCGAGAGATGGAGGGATTGTCATGA